A window from Pseudobutyrivibrio ruminis HUN009 encodes these proteins:
- a CDS encoding HD domain-containing phosphohydrolase — translation MSQLEPGMKLGSEVFDSYGRVLLGGKAELTQEYIDRLTSLGFDGLYISDELSKDIEVEPIISPVLRGKGIDCVRRQDIDGCMIVAREMVKEILSKASITIDMNDLRETDDYTYSHSVNVALYCSIIGLSLDYDEKALEELALAGLLHDLGKMSIPSEILNKEGRLTQEEYQIMKSHAQMSYDIIKERWDVTPNVKVAVLFHHENVDGSGYPRGITAEDMTDYTKIIHVADVFDALLSKRPYKNPYSAYEVSEYMMGACGIMFDKDVVMALLKHVPLYPKGTEMIMSDGRHCIIVENSDFHNLRPIIRLMDGTTIDLTEKDYLNITLVAAASADSFSRESEEERNVMIQAYKRYKVMVVDDMMTNLQMARGILEYFYDLTLLKNGNQALKYLEKNEPVDAIVMDVDMPGLDGVETARRIREQLHLDIPILFVTTLNDSETVKRCREVGAGGYIVRPFQPTFIKSELKRIITGRGDAE, via the coding sequence ATGTCACAGTTGGAACCAGGTATGAAGCTTGGTTCAGAAGTATTTGATTCATATGGGCGAGTTTTGCTTGGCGGTAAAGCAGAGCTTACTCAGGAATACATAGATAGATTGACATCACTTGGATTTGACGGATTATACATATCAGATGAGCTTTCAAAGGATATCGAAGTAGAACCAATCATCTCGCCAGTCTTGCGAGGTAAAGGTATAGATTGTGTCCGTAGGCAGGATATTGATGGATGTATGATAGTTGCCAGGGAAATGGTTAAGGAGATTCTTTCAAAGGCCTCTATCACCATTGATATGAATGACCTGCGTGAGACAGACGATTATACTTATTCTCATTCAGTCAATGTGGCATTGTATTGCTCCATTATCGGTCTTTCTCTAGACTATGACGAAAAGGCTCTTGAAGAACTGGCTTTGGCCGGACTCCTTCATGACCTTGGTAAAATGTCTATTCCTAGTGAGATTTTAAATAAAGAGGGGCGCCTAACTCAGGAAGAATATCAGATAATGAAAAGCCATGCTCAGATGAGCTACGATATTATTAAAGAACGATGGGATGTCACTCCTAATGTAAAGGTGGCGGTGCTTTTTCACCATGAAAATGTTGACGGTAGCGGTTATCCTAGAGGGATTACAGCTGAGGACATGACCGACTACACCAAAATCATCCATGTGGCAGATGTGTTTGATGCGCTATTATCAAAGAGGCCGTATAAGAATCCTTATTCTGCATATGAGGTTTCTGAATACATGATGGGAGCATGCGGAATAATGTTTGATAAGGACGTGGTTATGGCGCTTCTCAAGCATGTTCCACTTTATCCTAAGGGTACTGAAATGATTATGTCAGACGGTAGACATTGTATTATTGTTGAAAACAGTGACTTCCACAATTTACGACCAATCATCAGACTTATGGATGGCACCACAATCGATCTAACCGAAAAAGATTACCTGAATATTACTTTGGTTGCGGCAGCTAGTGCAGATTCTTTCTCTCGAGAATCAGAGGAAGAGCGTAATGTTATGATTCAAGCTTATAAACGTTATAAGGTCATGGTAGTAGATGACATGATGACTAATCTCCAAATGGCGAGGGGAATTTTGGAGTACTTCTACGACTTGACTCTTTTAAAAAATGGCAATCAGGCTCTTAAGTATCTGGAAAAGAATGAACCGGTTGATGCCATTGTAATGGATGTTGATATGCCGGGACTTGATGGCGTAGAGACAGCCAGAAGAATCAGGGAGCAGTTACACTTGGATATACCGATTCTGTTTGTTACTACTTTAAATGATAGTGAAACAGTAAAGAGGTGTAGAGAAGTGGGAGCTGGTGGCTATATAGTTAGACCATTCCAGCCTACATTTATCAAATCCGAGTTGAAGAGAATTATTACAGGACGAGGAGATGCTGAATAA
- a CDS encoding Gx transporter family protein, with product MKTNKVALLGLFIALAFVLSYIEFLLPFSIGIPGAKIGLANLAVVVALFIIGKKDALVLSIIRVLLVGLTFGNLAMTMYSIAGAALSYIMMLIGMKTKKLSITGVSVLGGVFHNVGQIIVAMLVLETAGLIYYLPFLVIIGTISGVVIGVLAAMIVERLRLNLRF from the coding sequence ATGAAAACAAATAAGGTGGCATTACTTGGCTTATTTATTGCCCTAGCTTTTGTCCTATCTTATATAGAGTTTTTGCTTCCATTTAGCATTGGAATTCCTGGGGCTAAAATCGGCCTGGCTAATCTTGCAGTGGTAGTAGCTCTTTTTATAATAGGAAAAAAGGACGCTCTAGTATTATCAATCATAAGAGTGTTATTGGTAGGGCTTACATTCGGCAATCTTGCTATGACCATGTATTCAATTGCAGGAGCTGCTCTTTCATACATAATGATGCTTATTGGCATGAAAACAAAGAAGCTTTCAATCACAGGTGTTAGTGTGCTTGGCGGCGTATTTCATAATGTAGGACAAATAATAGTGGCTATGCTTGTTCTTGAAACCGCAGGATTGATTTATTATTTGCCATTTTTGGTTATCATTGGAACTATCTCCGGAGTTGTTATCGGAGTTTTAGCAGCAATGATAGTGGAAAGGTTACGTCTAAACCTCAGATTTTAA
- a CDS encoding NusG domain II-containing protein — MKKNDLKLIVTVLAVAVVFWFGMSLYQKYSTANQAYVLVTIDGVEYGKYPLNKDTTERIEFEDGSYNVLEIKDGEAQISEASCPDQICVNHMHIHYSKEMIVCLPNGLIAEIVNGEERDIDGSTH; from the coding sequence ATGAAGAAAAATGATTTAAAACTAATAGTAACTGTTCTTGCGGTAGCGGTAGTATTTTGGTTTGGAATGAGCTTGTATCAAAAATATAGCACTGCAAATCAGGCTTATGTATTAGTTACTATAGATGGAGTGGAATACGGCAAGTATCCGCTTAATAAGGACACTACCGAAAGGATAGAATTTGAAGATGGTTCTTATAATGTCCTTGAGATAAAGGATGGAGAGGCACAGATTTCAGAAGCAAGCTGTCCAGATCAAATCTGCGTAAATCACATGCATATTCATTACTCAAAGGAAATGATAGTTTGTCTTCCTAATGGATTGATAGCTGAAATTGTTAATGGTGAGGAAAGAGATATTGATGGTTCAACCCATTAA
- a CDS encoding FAD:protein FMN transferase: MDKKKIFGCLAIVVLIAFIVFIKKFGGDGQGNALTEKTKYNATFLDIFDTRTEIVGYADSEEEFAKMAQQLKDQLIIYNNLYDIYNDYEGINNIKTINDNAGVAPVEVDQAIIDMLKFSQEMYYETDGRVNIAMGSVLSIWHRHREIGMDDPERATLPEMEELQAAAEHTDINNLIIDDENNTVYLSDPEMSLDVGSTAKGYAVQKTLEYAREQGMNNILLSLGGNVQGIGGRIDGTNFKLGIQNPDLDGEQEYIKTVEIQDGQCVVSSGDYQRFYEVDGKVYCHIINPDTLFPSDTFGQVSILTDDSGMADAFSTAVYNMTLEEGLEFVNSHDGVEAMWVDHEGNIYYSDNFEESIVE, encoded by the coding sequence ATGGATAAGAAAAAGATATTTGGATGTTTAGCAATAGTCGTATTGATTGCTTTTATAGTATTTATAAAGAAGTTTGGAGGCGATGGTCAGGGCAATGCTCTTACAGAAAAGACCAAGTATAATGCCACATTCTTAGATATATTCGATACAAGGACAGAGATTGTTGGTTATGCTGATTCAGAAGAGGAATTCGCCAAGATGGCTCAGCAACTTAAGGACCAGCTTATCATTTACAACAATCTTTATGATATCTATAACGATTATGAAGGTATAAACAATATAAAGACAATCAACGACAATGCAGGTGTTGCGCCAGTTGAGGTTGATCAGGCTATCATCGATATGCTTAAATTCAGCCAGGAGATGTACTATGAAACTGACGGCCGAGTTAATATTGCCATGGGTTCAGTGCTTTCTATTTGGCATCGTCACAGAGAAATTGGTATGGATGATCCTGAGCGTGCTACACTTCCTGAGATGGAAGAACTTCAGGCTGCAGCAGAGCATACTGATATCAACAATCTCATTATTGATGATGAAAATAACACGGTGTATCTTTCAGACCCTGAGATGTCACTTGATGTGGGAAGCACTGCAAAGGGGTATGCGGTTCAAAAGACTTTAGAGTACGCACGTGAGCAGGGTATGAATAATATCCTTCTTAGTTTAGGTGGAAATGTACAGGGTATCGGTGGTAGAATCGATGGTACTAATTTTAAGCTTGGCATTCAAAATCCAGATTTGGATGGTGAACAGGAATATATCAAAACTGTAGAGATTCAGGATGGACAGTGTGTAGTTTCAAGTGGTGATTATCAGCGATTCTATGAAGTTGATGGAAAAGTTTATTGTCATATCATCAATCCTGACACACTTTTCCCATCTGATACATTTGGACAGGTTTCTATTCTTACAGATGATTCAGGAATGGCAGATGCATTTTCTACCGCAGTGTATAATATGACCTTGGAAGAAGGCTTGGAATTTGTAAACAGCCACGACGGAGTTGAGGCTATGTGGGTGGACCACGAAGGGAATATTTATTATTCCGACAATTTTGAAGAAAGTATTGTAGAGTAA
- a CDS encoding alpha-N-arabinofuranosidase, translating to MAKLVINNENKKSTIAPEIYGHFSEHLGRCIYEGLYVGENSDIPNVNGMRTDVVEALKEMKVPVLRWPGGCFADEYHWMDGIGPKEKRKKMINTHWGGVVEDNSFGTHEFFELCRQLGCKTYVNANLGSGTVREMSEWVEYMTFNGVSPMADLRKENGHEEPWVVDYLGVGNENWGCGGNMRPQHYADEYRRYQTYVRNYNGNKPIAKICCGPNVDDYHWTKEVLNTCFDHTPEQFHGFMDGLSLHYYTLPETEDDWNVKGSATDFTEEVFYQTLKRSYFMEELINNHGAIMDQYDPEKKIGLMIDEWGIWTDVEPGTNPGFLYQQNTMRDALVAGMNLNIFNKHSDRVKMACIAQMINVLQSVMLTDGEKMIKTPTYYVFKMYRHHQGATLLGSDLLNGGTVGAGKNELPKIFESVSEDADGVITITLTNNSLESSEDVDVQLTKDGGAYNVCEAVYVTGKMADHNTFDNPEVVKELEFKDYSKTSDGLKVTLPACSVVSIRLKK from the coding sequence GTGGCTAAATTAGTTATTAATAACGAAAACAAGAAGAGCACCATTGCTCCAGAAATCTATGGACATTTTTCTGAGCACTTGGGACGTTGTATTTATGAGGGCTTATATGTTGGAGAAAATAGCGATATTCCTAATGTAAACGGAATGCGTACAGACGTTGTAGAAGCTCTTAAAGAGATGAAGGTTCCAGTACTTCGTTGGCCAGGCGGTTGCTTCGCTGACGAGTATCACTGGATGGACGGAATTGGTCCAAAGGAAAAGCGCAAGAAGATGATTAACACTCACTGGGGTGGAGTAGTTGAGGATAATAGCTTCGGTACTCACGAGTTCTTCGAGCTTTGTAGACAGCTTGGCTGTAAGACTTACGTCAATGCAAATTTAGGTTCTGGTACTGTTCGCGAAATGAGCGAATGGGTGGAATATATGACATTCAACGGTGTTTCTCCAATGGCTGATCTCAGAAAAGAGAACGGACATGAGGAGCCATGGGTGGTTGACTATCTTGGAGTTGGTAATGAAAACTGGGGTTGCGGCGGCAATATGAGACCTCAGCACTATGCAGATGAGTATAGACGTTATCAGACATACGTTAGAAACTACAATGGAAACAAGCCAATAGCAAAGATTTGCTGTGGCCCTAATGTGGATGATTATCATTGGACAAAGGAAGTTCTTAATACATGCTTTGACCACACACCAGAACAATTCCATGGATTCATGGATGGTCTTTCTCTTCATTATTACACTCTTCCAGAGACAGAGGACGATTGGAATGTCAAAGGAAGCGCTACAGACTTCACTGAGGAAGTATTCTATCAGACATTGAAGCGTAGCTACTTTATGGAAGAGCTGATTAACAATCATGGTGCAATCATGGATCAATATGACCCAGAAAAGAAAATCGGTCTTATGATTGATGAGTGGGGTATTTGGACAGATGTTGAGCCAGGTACAAATCCAGGATTCTTATATCAGCAAAACACAATGCGTGACGCTCTTGTTGCAGGTATGAATTTGAACATCTTTAACAAGCATTCAGACAGAGTAAAGATGGCATGTATCGCTCAAATGATTAACGTGCTTCAGTCAGTAATGCTTACAGATGGTGAAAAGATGATCAAGACTCCTACATATTATGTATTCAAGATGTATCGTCATCACCAGGGAGCAACACTTCTTGGCTCAGACTTACTTAACGGCGGAACAGTAGGCGCTGGCAAGAATGAACTTCCAAAGATTTTCGAGTCTGTATCAGAGGATGCAGATGGCGTTATTACTATTACCCTAACAAACAACTCTCTTGAATCATCAGAGGATGTTGATGTTCAGCTTACAAAGGATGGCGGCGCTTACAACGTATGCGAGGCTGTTTATGTAACAGGAAAGATGGCTGATCACAACACCTTTGATAATCCAGAGGTTGTAAAGGAACTAGAGTTTAAGGACTACAGCAAGACTTCAGATGGACTGAAGGTTACACTGCCAGCTTGCTCAGTAGTCAGCATAAGATTAAAGAAATAA
- a CDS encoding carbohydrate ABC transporter permease, with the protein MSKQKTMSGTPKRTVGTILGTGFFVILCLIIIFPVFAGLLASFRPGTELIRRGLSIDLNPSTMNLDNYKYLFSGNADSIKYFMWYKNSLLITIISVALTLIVCYFVAYGLTMYEFRFKNLLFTIVLATMMVPFEILMLPLYKEIIALKLIDTYTGVIIIGICGASTIFFFKQYLSGLPKDLLDAARIDGCSEYGISVRIILPLAKPAFASMGILCAMGSWNAILWPLLVLKGAEKFTLPIGLNTLLTPYGNNYDVLIAGSMFGILPIFIIFLIFQKYIIDGMTAGAVKG; encoded by the coding sequence ATGTCAAAGCAAAAGACAATGTCTGGCACTCCTAAGAGAACGGTAGGCACAATACTTGGAACAGGATTTTTTGTAATCCTATGTTTAATCATTATTTTCCCTGTATTTGCAGGTTTACTTGCTTCATTCAGACCTGGTACAGAGCTTATTCGTAGAGGTCTTTCAATTGATTTGAACCCTTCTACAATGAACCTTGATAACTACAAATACTTATTCAGCGGCAATGCTGACAGTATTAAATATTTCATGTGGTACAAGAATTCGTTATTAATTACCATTATTTCGGTAGCACTTACTTTGATAGTTTGTTACTTTGTTGCATATGGACTGACAATGTATGAGTTCAGATTCAAAAATCTACTTTTCACAATCGTACTTGCAACAATGATGGTACCTTTCGAAATCTTAATGCTTCCACTTTACAAGGAAATTATTGCATTAAAGCTTATTGATACTTACACAGGTGTAATCATCATAGGTATCTGCGGCGCATCTACAATCTTCTTCTTCAAGCAGTACTTATCAGGACTGCCAAAGGATTTGCTTGATGCAGCAAGAATTGATGGATGTTCAGAATATGGCATTTCAGTGAGAATCATCCTTCCTCTTGCAAAGCCTGCATTTGCTTCAATGGGTATCCTTTGCGCAATGGGTTCATGGAATGCAATTCTGTGGCCACTCTTAGTACTCAAGGGAGCAGAGAAGTTTACACTTCCAATCGGACTTAATACATTGCTTACACCATACGGCAACAACTACGATGTACTTATTGCTGGATCAATGTTTGGAATTTTACCAATCTTCATAATCTTCCTTATTTTCCAGAAGTACATTATCGATGGAATGACTGCAGGTGCGGTAAAAGGCTAA
- a CDS encoding carbohydrate ABC transporter permease, with translation MKIKNFLYSQKVAPYVFVLPFVLSFFFFWVYPLITAFTMSFQDIGAIKSEWVGFANYSKLLQDKVFHIAVWNSVKYMFFTLVLLIPFPMLFAVLLDSHLVKAKGVWKAILYMPALTSVVISGTLFRLMFTEYTTGQMNMITAALGLGTYKWLKMGWSGMLALLIVACWRWTGVNMLYFLSGLKSIDSSLYEAADIDGATGWQKFKFVTLPLLKPTTVYVLTISVYAGLAMFLESYMLWAGNSSPNNIGLTIVGYLYKRGIEKNDMGYACAVGVVLLIVALIINFAQLIFNGTFKKGED, from the coding sequence ATGAAAATCAAGAACTTTTTATATTCTCAGAAGGTGGCACCATACGTTTTTGTTTTACCTTTTGTATTAAGTTTTTTCTTCTTTTGGGTTTATCCTCTTATCACAGCTTTCACAATGAGCTTTCAGGATATTGGGGCTATTAAATCAGAATGGGTTGGGTTTGCTAACTATTCAAAGCTATTACAGGATAAGGTATTTCATATTGCTGTATGGAACAGTGTGAAATACATGTTCTTTACATTAGTATTATTAATTCCATTCCCTATGCTTTTTGCAGTTTTGCTTGATAGTCATTTGGTAAAGGCAAAGGGTGTATGGAAGGCAATTTTATACATGCCAGCATTAACATCAGTTGTTATTTCTGGTACACTTTTCCGCCTGATGTTTACTGAGTATACAACAGGTCAGATGAATATGATTACAGCGGCTTTAGGCCTTGGAACATATAAATGGTTAAAGATGGGCTGGTCAGGTATGCTCGCCCTCTTAATCGTAGCTTGCTGGAGATGGACAGGTGTAAACATGCTTTACTTCTTGTCAGGTCTTAAATCAATCGACAGCTCTTTATATGAAGCAGCCGATATTGATGGAGCTACAGGTTGGCAGAAGTTCAAGTTCGTAACACTTCCTCTTCTTAAGCCAACAACAGTTTATGTACTTACAATTTCAGTATATGCCGGTCTTGCAATGTTCCTGGAGTCATACATGTTATGGGCAGGAAATTCATCACCAAACAATATTGGACTTACAATTGTTGGATATTTGTACAAGCGTGGTATTGAGAAGAATGATATGGGTTATGCATGTGCAGTAGGTGTAGTACTTCTTATCGTTGCTCTTATCATCAACTTTGCTCAGCTTATATTCAACGGAACATTCAAGAAGGGAGAGGATTAA
- a CDS encoding ABC transporter substrate-binding protein, which yields MKKKLISALLCTSMAASLFAGCGGASEGGVDPDAATEEEAAEETAESEVVTNTFGDPNGTHLEMWTFVELHGQHYGVMAEEWNKQHPDNTIEITCTTYPYGDMHTKLLTALEAGTGAPDICDVEVGQFPNVVEGLDQWLVPLNDYAADYLDTMVTSRMETYQGEDGNYYGAPYHVGATVMYYNVAAMSEAMGLTQDEVIAKIDAVKTWDDYAALGEEYLGNVTEEGKYWTSVDTGGVDWLWIAMAEYGDDWTGGFDNPANVQLDSVKNMLSMQQDWLKSGLAEVSPDGHVDLEAGFQNIMDRNIVSFPKAMWYMSRFTNYMPDEAGNWYIAKCPVFEEGQICSVGIGGTGTVVTQQSQNIDLAAEFLCWAKMSEEGEQHIWDTLGFDVCNAALWTDDAFAHDENNQYNQFFINYPYDVLAEIGMDNIGKISVVSISPTINEYFCTTTLNEVLEDPDYSIDDALQEAQDAIDMEQ from the coding sequence ATGAAGAAGAAATTGATTAGTGCACTTCTTTGCACATCAATGGCAGCTAGTTTATTCGCTGGTTGCGGTGGCGCTTCAGAAGGTGGGGTAGATCCTGATGCTGCTACAGAAGAAGAAGCTGCTGAGGAAACAGCAGAATCTGAGGTCGTAACAAACACATTTGGTGATCCAAATGGTACACACTTAGAGATGTGGACATTCGTTGAGCTTCACGGTCAGCACTACGGTGTTATGGCTGAGGAGTGGAACAAGCAGCATCCAGACAACACAATCGAAATTACATGTACAACATATCCATATGGCGATATGCACACAAAGCTTCTTACAGCTCTTGAGGCTGGCACAGGTGCTCCAGATATCTGTGACGTAGAAGTTGGTCAGTTCCCTAACGTAGTTGAAGGTCTTGATCAGTGGCTTGTACCATTAAATGATTACGCTGCTGATTACCTTGATACAATGGTTACATCAAGAATGGAAACATATCAGGGTGAGGATGGTAACTACTACGGAGCTCCATACCACGTAGGTGCTACAGTAATGTACTACAACGTAGCTGCAATGTCAGAAGCTATGGGACTTACACAGGATGAAGTAATTGCTAAGATTGATGCAGTTAAGACTTGGGATGATTATGCAGCGCTTGGTGAAGAGTACTTAGGAAATGTTACTGAGGAAGGTAAGTACTGGACATCAGTTGATACAGGCGGAGTTGACTGGCTCTGGATTGCAATGGCTGAGTACGGTGATGACTGGACAGGCGGTTTCGATAATCCAGCAAACGTTCAGCTTGATTCAGTTAAGAACATGCTTTCAATGCAGCAGGATTGGTTAAAGTCAGGTCTTGCAGAGGTTTCTCCAGACGGACATGTTGACCTTGAGGCAGGCTTCCAGAACATTATGGATAGAAACATCGTTTCATTCCCTAAGGCAATGTGGTATATGTCACGTTTCACAAACTACATGCCAGATGAAGCAGGCAACTGGTACATTGCTAAGTGCCCTGTATTCGAGGAAGGCCAGATTTGTTCTGTAGGTATTGGTGGTACAGGTACAGTTGTTACACAGCAGTCTCAGAATATTGATCTTGCAGCAGAGTTCCTTTGCTGGGCAAAGATGTCAGAAGAAGGCGAGCAGCACATCTGGGATACACTTGGATTTGACGTTTGTAACGCAGCTCTTTGGACAGATGATGCATTCGCACATGATGAGAACAACCAGTACAACCAGTTCTTCATCAACTATCCATATGATGTTTTAGCTGAAATCGGAATGGACAACATTGGAAAGATTTCAGTAGTTTCTATCAGCCCAACAATCAATGAGTACTTCTGCACAACAACACTTAACGAAGTACTTGAAGATCCAGATTACTCAATTGATGATGCACTTCAGGAAGCACAGGATGCAATTGATATGGAGCAGTAG
- a CDS encoding ArsR/SmtB family transcription factor: protein MIHITSLDDGVELFKALGSDVRIQILNILLENDRMSMNQLATQLNLSNGALTGHIKKLEECGLISTSNESASHGNSKLCSVIQDKIVIEIEKPLDLANVSTTDIKVGQFSKYDICPTCGLANSASVIGEIDDARYFAHPDHFNADILWFTKGYVEYALPNLVPSNNNITQISISFEISSEAPGIDNNWPSDISFSINDQKVGMWTSPGDFGGEILGMFTPDWWPPNWNQYGLLKLLVVNKFGTYIDGLQISDVTIDDLKLKPGQPLDFRIAVEDDAEHIGGVTLFGKTFGNYGQDIRVSINYSPIN from the coding sequence ATGATACACATAACTTCCCTGGATGATGGAGTCGAGCTTTTTAAAGCTTTAGGTTCTGATGTTCGTATTCAGATTCTAAACATACTATTAGAAAACGACCGCATGAGCATGAACCAACTTGCTACTCAGCTAAATCTTAGCAACGGCGCTCTCACTGGTCACATTAAAAAGCTTGAAGAATGCGGACTCATCTCCACTTCTAACGAATCTGCCAGTCACGGCAATTCAAAGCTATGCTCAGTAATTCAAGACAAAATAGTCATAGAAATAGAAAAACCACTTGATTTAGCAAACGTATCTACTACAGATATTAAAGTGGGACAGTTTTCAAAATACGATATTTGCCCTACCTGTGGCCTTGCAAACAGTGCATCTGTTATTGGTGAAATCGATGATGCAAGATACTTTGCTCATCCAGATCACTTCAACGCAGATATCCTGTGGTTCACAAAAGGCTACGTAGAGTACGCTTTGCCAAATCTCGTTCCTAGCAACAACAATATCACTCAGATTTCCATCTCATTTGAGATTTCATCTGAAGCTCCTGGTATTGATAACAATTGGCCAAGTGATATCTCTTTTTCAATCAACGATCAAAAGGTTGGTATGTGGACTAGCCCTGGAGATTTCGGTGGTGAAATACTTGGAATGTTTACACCTGACTGGTGGCCACCAAACTGGAATCAGTATGGCCTTTTAAAGCTTCTTGTAGTAAATAAGTTTGGTACATATATCGATGGTCTTCAGATTTCAGATGTTACTATAGACGATTTGAAGCTCAAACCTGGACAGCCACTTGATTTCCGCATCGCCGTTGAAGACGACGCAGAACACATTGGTGGTGTCACACTGTTTGGTAAGACATTTGGTAACTATGGTCAGGATATCAGAGTATCCATCAACTATAGCCCTATCAATTAA
- a CDS encoding DUF6171 family protein yields MIENRVCARCLLRDMTRADAEMIEKYKNELKAQDQVDDDEYERRLALCKNCVQLNAGTCMSCGCYVELRAAMKAAHCPRKSW; encoded by the coding sequence ATGATTGAAAACAGAGTTTGTGCAAGATGTCTGCTTAGAGATATGACAAGAGCAGATGCTGAAATGATTGAAAAATACAAAAATGAACTTAAAGCACAGGACCAGGTGGACGATGATGAATATGAGCGCCGCCTGGCCCTCTGTAAAAATTGCGTCCAGCTAAATGCAGGTACATGCATGTCCTGTGGATGCTATGTAGAATTAAGGGCAGCCATGAAGGCTGCCCATTGTCCACGTAAATCGTGGTAG
- a CDS encoding family 43 glycosylhydrolase has translation MDKNFEYNKPWILQRADPYVYRHTDGKYYFTASVPEYDKIVLRVSDTLEGLRVAGEVEIWHKHESGPMSKHIWAPELHYLFGKWYIYYAGGEVEDIWKIRPYVLECQGDDPIHDEWIEKGKMTRADSDEFSFEAFSLDATVFENDGKWYYIWAEKVSVGKQISNLYIARMKNGYTLETEQVLLTTPDYDWERHGYWVNEGPAVLQRNGKIFVTYSASDTGINYCMGMLTADADSDLLDPLSWKKERYPVLASSPEHVVYGPGHNSFTVDEEGNDILVYHARTETEIVGDPLYNPNRHAMLMKFDWQDGRPVFNYD, from the coding sequence ATGGACAAAAATTTTGAATATAACAAACCATGGATTTTGCAGAGAGCAGATCCATATGTATACAGACACACAGATGGCAAGTATTACTTTACTGCCTCTGTGCCTGAATACGATAAAATTGTGTTGCGTGTAAGCGACACATTGGAGGGCCTTAGGGTCGCTGGGGAAGTGGAAATTTGGCATAAGCATGAAAGTGGCCCAATGTCTAAGCACATTTGGGCTCCTGAACTACATTATCTTTTTGGTAAATGGTACATTTACTATGCAGGTGGAGAGGTAGAGGATATTTGGAAGATTCGTCCATATGTCCTTGAGTGTCAGGGAGATGACCCTATTCATGACGAGTGGATTGAAAAGGGCAAAATGACAAGAGCTGATAGTGATGAGTTTTCATTTGAGGCATTTTCTCTGGATGCAACAGTATTCGAAAATGATGGAAAATGGTATTATATTTGGGCAGAGAAAGTTAGCGTAGGCAAGCAGATTTCTAACCTTTATATTGCCAGAATGAAAAACGGATATACGTTAGAAACAGAACAGGTACTTCTTACTACACCTGACTATGACTGGGAACGTCATGGCTATTGGGTAAATGAAGGCCCTGCAGTACTTCAGCGCAACGGCAAGATTTTCGTTACTTACTCTGCAAGTGATACAGGTATTAACTATTGCATGGGTATGCTGACAGCAGATGCAGATAGTGATTTGCTTGATCCATTATCTTGGAAGAAGGAGCGTTATCCAGTTCTTGCTTCATCGCCAGAGCATGTGGTATATGGACCAGGTCACAATTCATTTACAGTAGATGAAGAGGGCAATGATATCCTGGTTTATCACGCTAGAACAGAAACAGAGATTGTGGGAGACCCACTTTACAATCCAAATCGCCATGCAATGCTTATGAAGTTTGATTGGCAGGATGGAAGACCAGTGTTTAATTATGATTGA